AGTTTCCAAGTCGGGTAACAGACTTGCTGCCAAAAATACGTCCAGCTGGAATGCTCAGCGGCCACGTGCTCCAAGAAATAGAAAGCTCCTCCCTGGGAACACAGAGTCTTCTTACAGCGGGCGTGGGGGTCACACCAAGTGGCTCCCACTTCcccctccttcccttctccctttcctttttcccttccctccGTTAGCTGGAATTaatgaaagaaggaaaacatccagagatccaaaatgccCATTCAAAAAGCACAAAGGACTGACTTATTTGATCCCTCTTTTATTCTAGCAACAgtttgttgtggttttgtttcaatTAGTTGCTAACATGACTGTTTTTTTGGaattaaatgatctttaaggtccctctcagcccagaccATTCCGTAGTTCTATGAAAATGCTACTTTAAAGGCTGAAAGTCTGTTTTGAGCTCAAACCAACTCTTTATCTTGTTTATTGTTTGTCTGGTTTGTTTTAGGGGGGTTTTAAATGGTTTTAGGGGGTCTTTTAATGGTTtttggaagtttttttttttgtatttttggtctttttcccctttccttgctCATGGTACCTCTAGAGCAGAAGCTAAGGGTCATAACAGGTTTTTTGCAGGTACTCACCGGCCGGAGCACTCGGAGCACTTCCCTGAGGGTGCTGCTGACGCtctgcacagagcacagcaccAGCGTGCAAACCACAGCGTCCACCGAGCCGCTGGGCACCTGCCGCAGGTCCTCTCCCGCAGCCACCAGGAACTGCTCGTAGTGCAGGTGCTGGTTCTTCTTCATGTTCCTGGAGAGGCCCTCCTGGAAGTTGGGGTTGATGTCGCTGCAGGTGACTTTGCAGCCCGCAGGGTAGAACTGGAAGTTGGAGCCGCTGCCGGTGCCGATCTCCAGCAGCCGCAGCTCCCCCGAAGGGCCCCTGAAGTCGGGCAGATTGCGGAAGAGCTCCTGCTTGTACTTCTTTGATTTCTTCTCGTGAGCTCCAGAAATCTTCTctaggaagaaaggaaagaagaccTTCTTGCAGAAAGGCTCCCAGATGCCCAGGAAGGACAGCAGGTAGATGGGCCAGGCTAGCAGTGCCAGGCCAGCACGGAGCAGGAGGGCGCTTGCAGTGGCCTCTGGCATTTTCAGCGTGGGCAGAGGATCCGTGCAGAGCAGAACTGCTTCTCCTGTGAGGCAGAGCAGTCAGAGCTGCATTTGTGTCCTCTCAGGGTACATTCAGCTGCTTGGGTTGCTCTGGTGGATGCTTTTCTCCAGCTGATTTCTCAGCCCGGTCACAGGCAAGGACTGAACAGTGCAGGTGCAGCCAAGCAGTGACCAGAGTCCAGGGGAGGAGCTGCCAGTTTGTTCCCAAGCCGGGACAAGCTGGGCAGCACAACTTGGTGTGCAACCCCAGGCAAAGTTCTGCAAGTGCCCTCCTTCAGTTCCGGGTACAGTCACATCTCTTAAAGCAGCCTGCGCTGCCCTCGGAAGCTCAGCCGAGCTCTGGATCTCTGCAGGAATTTTGTCAGGGGTTTGATTAATGTTTCAGTTCAGAGTTGTTAGGGAGTTGAATTtccagctgctgggagctgctgggtttgctcagcagctctgtgctctctcGAAACAGCAGTTTTAAGTCTTTGCAGTTTGAGGACACCTTAAATCTTTTGATGGGTGAGAACGGGCTCACAGTGATCCTCCAGACTGATGGGAATCATGGACAGAGATAAAACAATTTATTAACTCATTAGTTCTGTGTGCAGCATGTGGagtttgggtttttatttgggTCGAATCAACACTGACCACTCCACAAACACATTCTGGAAGACTTAGTCAGCTTTGCAGCTGACAGTTTTCCAAAGGATTTGGTGGCAGCGTGGCTCAGCCATTAACAGGTGACAGCTCTGCTCCCGGTGGCAGGAGGATCCAAGGTTCCTGATAACCTAGGGATGAGTGATCCCTAATAACCTTGGAACAGTTCTGCTGGGGATTTGCGTTGGAGTTTTGCTTTCCTGGGAAAGCCACCAGTGTGTCTCCACTTCCCTCTGGTGGCAATAAAGCAAATTAAAGCCAGGAGTAATTAGGTGCTTCATTAATGATCTCTGTTGTATCTTCATGCCTCCACCTTGTGGCAGCTACAAACAGATTGAGCAGTGGGAATCACTGAATCGTTTatggagaagacctccaagatGGAGTCCAAGCTTTGATTACTCTGTGGTGCACCAAATACAGGCAGTAATGGATACggggtgacgatgatgatggtgatgggcACAGGGATGATGGTGGGTGATGGTGATGGACAGAGGAATGATGACGATGGACTCaggggtgatgatgatgatgatggacaCAAGGATGATTGTGGGTGATGGACACAGGGATGATGGTGATGGACACAGGGATGCTGCTGATGGGCACAGGGATTGCTGGTGGTGGTGATGGgcacagggatgctgctgctgatggaCACGGGTACCGATGATGATGGATATAGGGATGCTGATGCTGGACACAGCGATGCTGAGGATGGTGATGGGCACAGGGATGCTGGTGATGGATACAGGGATGCTGCTGACAGTGGACACACGGATACCGGTGATGATAATGGACACACGGGTACCGATGATGGTGATGGATATAGGAAtgctggtgctgggcacagggatgctgatgatggcacagggatgctgagggtggtgctgggcacagggatgccGCTGACAATGGACACAGGGATAGCGGCGATGGTGATGATGGACACACGGATAGCGGGGATGATGATGGATATAGGGATGCTGGTGCTGGATACAGGGATGCCCATGACAGCGGACACACGGGTACGGGCGCTGCTGAGCATGGACACACGGGTACCGGTGCTGCTGACGGCGGACACACGGGTACCGATGGTGATGATGGGTATAGGGAtgctggtgctgggcacagggatgccCCTGACGGCGGACACACGGGTACCGATGGTGATGATGGGTATCGGGAtgctggtgctgggcacagggatgccCCTGACGGCGGACACACGGGTACGGATGGTGATGATGGGTATaggggtgctggtgctgggcacagggatgccCCTGACGGCGGACACACGGGTACCGATGGTGATGATGGGTATAGGGAtgctggtgctgggcacagggatgccCCTGACGGCGGACACACGGGTACCGATGGTGATGATGGGTATAGGGAtgctggtgctgggcacagggatgccCCTGACGGCGGACACACGGGTACCGATGGTGATGATGGGTATAGGGAtgctggtgctgggcacagggatgccCCTGACGGCGGACACACGGGTACCGATGATGATGATGGGTATAGGGAtgctggtgctgggcacagggatgccCCTGACGGCGGACACACGGGTACCGATGGTGATGATGGGTATaggggtgctggtgctgggcacagggatgccCCTGACGGCGGACACACGGTACCGATGGTGATGATGGTTATaggggtgctggtgctgggcacagggatgccCCTGACGGCGGACACACGGTACCGATGGTGATGATGGGTATAGGGAtgctggtgctgggcacagggatgccCCTGACGGCGGACACACGGTACCGGCGCCGCTGCCGGCGGGCCAGGCCCGGGGCTTCCCCGCTCCCCCCGCGCCGCTCGCGGTGCCTCCGGAGCGCCCCCCTGCGGcgcgcgcggggcgggcgggggccgggccggccgggcGGGGGGAGCGCCGGGAGCGC
The sequence above is a segment of the Melospiza melodia melodia isolate bMelMel2 chromosome 31, bMelMel2.pri, whole genome shotgun sequence genome. Coding sequences within it:
- the TMT1A gene encoding thiol S-methyltransferase TMT1A, yielding MPEATASALLLRAGLALLAWPIYLLSFLGIWEPFCKKVFFPFFLEKISGAHEKKSKKYKQELFRNLPDFRGPSGELRLLEIGTGSGSNFQFYPAGCKVTCSDINPNFQEGLSRNMKKNQHLHYEQFLVAAGEDLRQVPSGSVDAVVCTLVLCSVQSVSSTLREVLRVLRPGGAFYFLEHVAAEHSSWTYFWQQVCYPTWKLVFAGCCLTRELWKNLEEAKFSELKIQHISVALPWMPIEPHIVGYGVK